Within Actinomycetota bacterium, the genomic segment GAATCAAAAGGTATTTCATGAGCCACTTCCATCCCTTTTTGCAGCCACATGCTGCGTCCAGCAACGTGTGGGGGGACTGATTTTCGACAGCCGGGCCGGAAAAAGTTAAAAAACAAAGGCGCCCCCAAAAAGGGGCGCCTCGGAATTTGTCATCCTCCCCCGAGCGGCACAAGGCCGCTCGAGGGAGGGACGGTTGGACTCAGGCTTCCTTGTCCAGGGGAAGCTGAGACAGGACGCCGGGGTTGGACCGGGGCGGCCGGAAATCGTAGACCTTGCAGGAGGTCGTCTCCCACTCGGGCCGGTCGGCAAAGCTGCCGTTCTCCTCGAGCTCGGGGTCGCCCCACAGGCGCTCCTCGCTCAGGCCGGCTCGGAAATCGCGGACCAAGGTCCAGACGAAGAATGCTGCCGGTATTGCCAGTGCTACTTGAATCCAGGTCATGACCTTGGCCTCCGCAATGCTTCAAAATGCTTGATTTTTGTCGTTGTGTATCTACAAACACCGCCGGAGGTCTTTGTGGGGTACAAGCCGTCCAATTTTTCGACCTCTAATTAGTTAAATCGAGCCCGCCTCACCTTTATTCCGGGAAATGTCCCCCACGTGCCGTCTTTATGGTGTTCGATCTATCAATGGGCAACCCCTCGGGTCCGAACGCGATTGAAGGAGTTCCTTCTGCAGCGCGACGAGACCAGCCGGAAAAGATGACCGAATCGCTAGCTCGGCCCGAACATGAGGCTCTGGCCCGGATCGCATACGGCATAGCAACTCAGATCTTGAAGGACCACTCGGAGGCAATGGACGTTGCGAGCGAAACGATGATCACCCTGCTTGCGCGCTTCGAGCCCCCGAGCAACAACGAGAGCTACGTGACCACGGTCGCCAAGAACCTCGCCAAGAACAAGCTGCGGGGACTCAACCGCCAGCGCAAGCGCCTTCAGTGGTGGACCGACCAGCGCCCCGAGCGCGACGGCCACGACCCGGACCGCCTGCTCTCACGCCTGGTCATCGAAGAGGCGGTCAAGACCCTCCCCAAGCGCCAGCGGGAAGCCATCACCTACTGCTACCTGGAGGGGATGGACCGCAGCTCGGCTGCCCGCCGGATGGGCGTGGAGGTTGCTTCGGTGAAGACCCACCTCAAGCGTGCCTTCCGGGCACTGCGTGAAGACTTGGCCGACGGCGCGGAGGACCTGCGTTGAGCGAGCAGGTGAAAACTCCCGAGTTCGACAACCAGTTCTGGGCCACGGTCGACAGCCGGGTCGAACAGGTCCGTGACCTCACCCTCGACGAGCTCCTCCGGGCCGAGCACGACCTGCTGGACGAGCAGCTCGAGGCCGAGGTCGTCCCGGTGTTCCCCGGGCCGTTCTGGAACCGGGTGAACAAACGTGCGGCGAACGTCCGTGAGATGGCCCTTTACGAGCTGGCCGACGCCGAGGAGCGCCTGGTGAACGGACCGGAATCCGGCCGAGCTCCCTGGCGCAACCTCATCACCGTTCCGGCCGTCATGCGGCGCATGCCCCGGATCCGCCCCTTCGGCGTGCCGCTGGGCGCCCGGATCAACACCATTGGATTTGTCACCGCGGTCCTCGCCGTCCTGCTGCTCCTTCCGCAGATAGCTCCGATCGCCAGCCTGGCCGACGCCGGCAAGCCGAGAGGCCCGCTGGCGATCTTCTTCTCGGCCGACCCCGAGGACGAGGACGCTCCTTCATCCGGAAAGACCGCGAACTCCGAAACCGGGTCGGCGGCTTCCTCGGCCGCCGGGACATCCGCGACGGACGGAAAACCGAGCTCCACCAAGTCGCCGGCCCCCGGGGCCTCCTCCAAGTCCTCGACCTCCGGTGAGCCGGGCGCGACCGGCGCGAACTCGTCGCCCGATTCAGAGACCCCCGCAGTTTCCGGCACGCCGACCGCCGGCATGGCCGCGGGGGAGGACGGCGCAGACTCGGCGCCCGGCCTATCGGCGGCTGTCAAGCCTTCGGCACCCTCCAACCTCTTGGTAACGGCCATCGACGACACCTCGGTGCGCCTGAGGTGGCGTGACCAGTCGGACAACGAGTCCGGGTTCGTAATCGAACGCAGCGGCGATCCGGCGGAGCGGCGCACGACCGAATCCAACCAGAAGGGCTTCATCTGGACCGGTCTGGCCCCCAACTCCGAGGCCTGCTTCAAGGTGCGGGCCCGCAACGATGCCGGCGTGTCGGCCTGGGCCCCGTCCGACTTCAGGTGCGTGAGGACCTACGAATCCCAGCCGGTCGGAGGGCCGGTTGTCCTCCAGGCCCTGGCGTGCAGCAACGAGGGGACGTTCGTCTCGGTGCCCGACGTTCAGGAAACCGAGATCACCTTCCGGAACCTGACCGGCCGTGCAGTGAAGATCTTCGAGCTCGGGCAGGAAGGGGTAAGGGAGCTCACTCCGATCCGGCTGGAGGCTGGTGCCTCGACCACGGTCAACACGTTCCTGGGCAACCCATACGTGGTCACCGGCGACGACGAAGCCGCCGGCTGCATGGCGCTGTTCCTGGGCCGCAGCTGGACCTCGGTCGCCAACATCACCGAACCGGCGTAACCGCCTTCGGGGCTCTAGACGCCCTGCCGGATGAAGCGGACCCGGACCTTGCAGTCCAGCAGGAACTCCTTCACCAGGTCGGCCTCGCCGTTCTCCGGGTGCGGCGCAACTACCTCCCGCAATCCGGAGTTGGCTATCAGCTTGGCGCACTCCAGGCACGGCGGGCCGGTGATGTACAAAGTGGCCCCCTCGCGCTGGTGGGGGTCGGCGTAGAGGATCGCGTTGGCCTCGGCGTGCAGCCCCAGGCACGGCAGGGTGGCATCCCCCTTCCGGCCCCGCGGGCACCCCCCCTCGCCGCAGTTGGCGTGGCCCGAGGGAGTCCCGTTGTAGCCGGTCGACCGGACGTGCCGGTTCGACACGATCACCGCGCCGTGGCGGTGCTGGGTGCAGCTGGACCGGGTCGCCGCCTGGCGCGCCAGGTCGAGAAAGTAGGTATCCCAGTCGGTGGGTGGCTTGGCCTTCGGCATTTGCGCTCATCTTGCCAGAAACGCGAAAAACGGCGCCCGGCGGGTAGGTTGAACCGCGCCGGCTAGTTTGGGGGTCGAGCTGCGGAAAGGCTTGAGCGTGACGGATTCCGTGGAAAGCAAGGCCGGGGGCCTGCGAGCGGCGCTGCTGCGGCTCTTCCCGGTCACGCTTGTCATCGCCGCGTTGTTCTTCGTCGGGTTTCAAAACGGCTACGTCCGCATCCAGTACCCGACCCGGGACGACTACCCCGTCCGAGGGGTGGATGTCTCCCGGCACCAGAACGAGATCGACTGGCCGGCGCTGGCCACCGGCTCGGAGATCGACTTCGCGTTCATGAAAGCGTCGGAGGGCACCGACCTGCGGGATCCCCGCTTTGCCGAGAACTGGAGCGAGGCGAAAGGGCAGGTAGCGAGGAGCGCCTACCACTTCTTCACCTTCTGCACCCCGGGTGAGGCGCAGGCCCGCAACTTTCTGACGGCGGCGCCGGAGGCCGGTGAGCTGCCCCGGGCCATCGACGTGGAGTTCTCGGGCAACTGCACGAAGTGGGAGACCGAGGAGCAGATCCGCACCCAACTCGAGAGGTTCGTGGAGATCGTGCGGGCCGAGGACGGCAGGACCCCGATCCTCTACGTGACCAAGGAGTCGTACAACCGCATCGTCCGCGGCGGTTTCGACGGCGTGCCTATCTGGATGAGGGAGATCGTCTTCCGCCCGTCGGAGTCGGACTACCCCAACCTGCTGTTCTGGCAGTACGCCGGAACCGGGCGCCTGGAGGGCGTCGAGACACTCGTCGACCTGAACGTCTTCGTCGGGTCCCGGGCGTCATTCGAGAAGCAGTTGGACGAAGGTGCTGGTACGGTCGAGAGGTGAGCCAGCTTTCAGATCTGCTGTTGTCGTGCTGGGTGGTGGAAGCGGCACGCTCCGCCGTAATGGCCAGCCGGGGGCAGGACGAGGCCGGGGTCCAGACCGCCGCCCGGGCCCGGATCCTCGCCAAGGCGTGCCACGACGACGGGGTTCGTATCGTCCCCAACTACGCCACCCTCCACTCGGCGTTCCTCGGCCAGGTCGCCGGGACCGACGAGGAGATGGGCGCCCTCGGCATGATCTTCCTGCAGCGCCTGGGCGCCTACATCGACGCCCACACCAAACTCCTGCTCTCCGAGG encodes:
- a CDS encoding GH25 family lysozyme encodes the protein MESKAGGLRAALLRLFPVTLVIAALFFVGFQNGYVRIQYPTRDDYPVRGVDVSRHQNEIDWPALATGSEIDFAFMKASEGTDLRDPRFAENWSEAKGQVARSAYHFFTFCTPGEAQARNFLTAAPEAGELPRAIDVEFSGNCTKWETEEQIRTQLERFVEIVRAEDGRTPILYVTKESYNRIVRGGFDGVPIWMREIVFRPSESDYPNLLFWQYAGTGRLEGVETLVDLNVFVGSRASFEKQLDEGAGTVER
- a CDS encoding RNA polymerase sigma factor, producing MTESLARPEHEALARIAYGIATQILKDHSEAMDVASETMITLLARFEPPSNNESYVTTVAKNLAKNKLRGLNRQRKRLQWWTDQRPERDGHDPDRLLSRLVIEEAVKTLPKRQREAITYCYLEGMDRSSAARRMGVEVASVKTHLKRAFRALREDLADGAEDLR
- a CDS encoding fibronectin type III domain-containing protein, translated to MSEQVKTPEFDNQFWATVDSRVEQVRDLTLDELLRAEHDLLDEQLEAEVVPVFPGPFWNRVNKRAANVREMALYELADAEERLVNGPESGRAPWRNLITVPAVMRRMPRIRPFGVPLGARINTIGFVTAVLAVLLLLPQIAPIASLADAGKPRGPLAIFFSADPEDEDAPSSGKTANSETGSAASSAAGTSATDGKPSSTKSPAPGASSKSSTSGEPGATGANSSPDSETPAVSGTPTAGMAAGEDGADSAPGLSAAVKPSAPSNLLVTAIDDTSVRLRWRDQSDNESGFVIERSGDPAERRTTESNQKGFIWTGLAPNSEACFKVRARNDAGVSAWAPSDFRCVRTYESQPVGGPVVLQALACSNEGTFVSVPDVQETEITFRNLTGRAVKIFELGQEGVRELTPIRLEAGASTTVNTFLGNPYVVTGDDEAAGCMALFLGRSWTSVANITEPA
- a CDS encoding dCMP deaminase family protein, with translation MPKAKPPTDWDTYFLDLARQAATRSSCTQHRHGAVIVSNRHVRSTGYNGTPSGHANCGEGGCPRGRKGDATLPCLGLHAEANAILYADPHQREGATLYITGPPCLECAKLIANSGLREVVAPHPENGEADLVKEFLLDCKVRVRFIRQGV